A region of Terriglobales bacterium DNA encodes the following proteins:
- a CDS encoding septal ring lytic transglycosylase RlpA family protein, producing the protein MRPRLASILMVPLAAISLMAAQPPNIPGSQAHLDQTESAVRPEKGRSNDNSQRAAVSPRQVKRPKPYQVGKASWYGKQFHGKETASGERYDMFQFTAAHRQLPLGTLVKVTNLRNGRSVIVRVNDRGPVPHSRIIDLSYGAARILQLPGYGIETVQLDIVHPPTVAMSKREGQSLPGMP; encoded by the coding sequence ATGCGACCAAGACTAGCCAGCATCCTGATGGTGCCACTTGCGGCCATCAGCTTGATGGCGGCCCAGCCGCCAAACATCCCCGGCAGTCAAGCCCACCTCGATCAAACCGAGAGTGCGGTACGACCCGAGAAAGGACGGTCTAACGACAATTCGCAAAGGGCAGCAGTAAGCCCTCGCCAAGTGAAACGCCCGAAGCCCTATCAGGTTGGTAAGGCTTCGTGGTATGGCAAGCAGTTCCACGGGAAAGAAACTGCCAGCGGGGAACGTTATGATATGTTCCAGTTTACGGCTGCTCACCGGCAGCTGCCGCTGGGAACTCTGGTGAAAGTGACCAACCTGCGCAATGGCAGGTCGGTGATTGTTCGGGTAAATGATCGGGGACCGGTTCCCCATTCCCGGATTATCGATCTTTCATACGGAGCGGCCCGGATTCTTCAGCTACCGGGATATGGGATCGAAACGGTGCAGTTAGACATCGTGCATCCCCCTACGGTAGCCATGAGCAAGAGAGAGGGTCAGAGTTTGCCCGGTATGCCATAA
- a CDS encoding PAS domain S-box protein — protein sequence MAADSQTAPDASTQLQRLEREEGKLWRIALLFLGLLALGLGVASWQNFSTIPHSLKAVPVGTVLTVALLALYTARKRWEIAELRGQLRGMQEAATSPPSEQQIEQLLAILQKSQRGFRDLVDSFDDVVVAVELDGTIRTANRAWADLLGLPFADVIGHKLSEFVARPTAQDVADALPSFRQQRQWAGVLELRLKSGIRARFFDCTAQAIVREGEVVGASFWGRDITQQRERESRFTELFETAHEGVYFSTPEGKMLDCNMALVRMLGFDDKTLLLATPADEVFVDPAERKQVLQELDQKIAVRDREIRLRRRDGRVIFCLDSSRAIFDNEGKVTRYQGTLVDITERREIEARLHQQEEFGRRLVECFPDAILVLDNNLRYTYASPRVREVLGCVPEELIGKTVTADPNTHEPFRLFNDVLAGKEAVGQTDYSVRQRDGAWCTLRSIASPLFDSKGDLVGVVASVRDITQAKQMEQQLIQSERLAAMGQMIDSFAHELNNPLTAILGAIDLLDTQAGAEETRKHLRLLKEQSRRAAEVVQNLLFFSRPPTPGRNRLNINDLIQRTLLLHEHSLRLNNISVDFIAEPNLPPFEGDASQLMQVFLNLIINAEQAIRELRPRGTLRIRIGKQESELQVSFQDDGPGLPPELTGKVFDPFYTTKRTGGVNALGLSISMGILKGCGGRLEAQAAPGGGAVFSVRLPLQVPVLAGR from the coding sequence ATGGCAGCGGACAGTCAGACGGCGCCTGATGCCTCCACTCAGCTGCAGCGGTTGGAGCGGGAGGAGGGCAAGCTTTGGCGTATCGCTCTGCTGTTTCTCGGACTGCTGGCGCTCGGCCTGGGCGTGGCTTCCTGGCAGAACTTCTCCACCATTCCACACAGTCTGAAAGCAGTCCCGGTCGGCACGGTGCTCACGGTGGCGCTGCTGGCCCTTTACACTGCGCGCAAGCGTTGGGAGATTGCCGAACTGCGTGGTCAACTGCGCGGGATGCAGGAAGCGGCAACGTCCCCGCCGTCGGAACAACAGATTGAACAACTGCTGGCCATCCTGCAGAAATCGCAGCGTGGGTTTCGCGACCTGGTGGACAGCTTCGACGATGTCGTTGTGGCTGTGGAGTTGGACGGAACCATTCGCACGGCGAACCGGGCCTGGGCCGATCTGCTGGGGCTGCCCTTTGCGGACGTGATCGGACACAAGCTCTCCGAATTTGTGGCGCGCCCGACAGCGCAGGATGTAGCCGATGCCCTTCCCAGTTTTCGCCAGCAGCGGCAATGGGCAGGGGTGTTGGAACTTCGCTTGAAAAGCGGCATTCGGGCCCGCTTTTTCGACTGCACCGCGCAAGCCATTGTTCGCGAAGGCGAGGTCGTAGGCGCCAGTTTCTGGGGGCGTGACATTACCCAGCAGCGGGAACGCGAATCGCGCTTCACGGAATTATTTGAGACCGCCCACGAAGGGGTTTACTTCAGTACCCCTGAGGGCAAGATGCTGGACTGCAATATGGCGCTCGTCCGCATGCTCGGATTCGATGATAAGACTCTGCTACTGGCCACTCCCGCTGACGAAGTCTTTGTTGATCCGGCCGAACGCAAGCAAGTACTGCAGGAACTGGATCAGAAGATCGCAGTCCGGGACCGGGAAATCCGGCTTCGCCGCAGGGATGGGAGGGTAATCTTCTGCCTAGATTCATCTCGTGCCATCTTCGACAACGAAGGCAAGGTCACACGCTACCAGGGCACGCTGGTGGATATCACCGAGCGACGCGAGATCGAGGCACGGCTGCACCAGCAGGAAGAATTCGGGCGGCGGCTGGTGGAGTGTTTTCCCGACGCCATTTTGGTGCTCGACAACAATCTGCGCTACACCTACGCCAGCCCGCGAGTACGCGAGGTGCTGGGATGTGTGCCGGAGGAACTCATCGGCAAAACGGTTACCGCCGATCCAAACACCCATGAGCCATTTCGGCTATTCAATGATGTGCTTGCCGGCAAGGAAGCCGTTGGTCAAACGGACTACTCAGTGCGGCAGCGGGATGGCGCCTGGTGCACTCTGCGTTCCATCGCAAGCCCCCTTTTCGACTCCAAGGGAGATCTGGTGGGAGTAGTAGCGTCAGTTCGCGACATCACCCAGGCTAAGCAAATGGAGCAGCAACTGATCCAGTCGGAGCGGCTGGCCGCCATGGGGCAGATGATCGATAGCTTCGCTCACGAGCTGAATAATCCTTTAACCGCGATCCTGGGCGCCATCGATTTGCTCGACACCCAAGCGGGGGCCGAGGAAACACGCAAGCATCTGCGCCTGCTAAAGGAGCAATCACGCCGCGCGGCGGAAGTTGTGCAGAACCTGCTGTTCTTCTCGCGGCCGCCGACACCTGGCCGAAATCGCCTGAACATCAACGATCTGATTCAACGCACGTTGCTGCTGCATGAGCATTCCCTTCGCCTCAATAACATCAGCGTGGATTTCATAGCGGAGCCGAACCTCCCGCCTTTCGAGGGCGATGCCAGCCAGTTGATGCAGGTCTTTTTGAACCTGATCATCAATGCCGAGCAAGCGATCCGGGAGCTGCGCCCGAGGGGCACGCTGCGGATTCGCATCGGCAAACAGGAGAGCGAGTTGCAGGTGAGCTTTCAGGACGACGGCCCCGGCTTGCCGCCTGAACTGACAGGCAAAGTGTTCGATCCCTTCTATACCACCAAGCGCACAGGAGGGGTTAACGCGCTCGGTCTGAGTATCTCGATGGGAATTTTGAAGGGCTGTGGCGGCCGGCTGGAAGCGCAGGCAGCTCCAGGCGGAGGGGCGGTGTTCTCTG
- a CDS encoding YifB family Mg chelatase-like AAA ATPase, translating into MLYKTLSAAVYGIDASIIEVEVDVSGIRQTEDHFTTVGLPDAAVRESRERIRSALKNCGYDIPPTHITINLAPAHLKKEGSGFDLPMALGILGAYGGLTRKEVPDYVLVGELSLDGGIRGVRGTLPIAVAARTNKIRNLIVPEVNAKEAAVVGGVRVYPVRSLMEVVRLINTGNTVKPVEVNASELLHQSQHFSVDFKDVRGQHTAKRALEVACAGGHNILMIGPPGSGKTMLAKRMPTILPPLTFEEALETTKIHSVAGVLDSGAGLVGVRPYRAPHHTISDAGLIGGGVLPRPGEVSLAHNGVLFLDELPEFPRNVLEVMRQPLEDGNVTIARASMSLTFPSRFMLAAAMNPCPCGYFNDRSRECHCTPPMIQRYVSKISGPLLDRIDIHIDVPAVKYKELRAGASPEGSEQIRQRVMRAREIQLDRFAKGGERIYSNSQMGSRQIRTYCDLSTDCERLLERAITQQGLSARAHDRILKVARTVADLEQAAQIDPKHIAEAIQYRTLDRTYWA; encoded by the coding sequence GTGCTTTACAAGACCTTGAGCGCTGCCGTTTACGGCATCGACGCCAGCATCATCGAAGTGGAAGTTGACGTCTCGGGAATCCGCCAGACGGAAGATCACTTCACCACCGTCGGCTTGCCCGATGCGGCCGTGCGCGAGAGCCGCGAACGCATCCGTTCCGCGCTCAAAAACTGCGGATACGATATTCCCCCTACCCACATCACCATCAATCTCGCTCCCGCCCATTTGAAAAAAGAAGGCTCCGGCTTCGATCTGCCCATGGCACTGGGGATTCTCGGCGCGTACGGCGGCCTCACCCGGAAAGAAGTTCCAGACTATGTGCTGGTAGGTGAGCTGTCGCTGGATGGCGGGATTCGCGGCGTTCGCGGCACTCTGCCCATCGCGGTAGCGGCGCGCACCAACAAGATCAGGAATCTTATCGTGCCGGAAGTGAACGCCAAGGAAGCGGCGGTAGTCGGCGGTGTAAGAGTCTATCCCGTGCGCTCGCTGATGGAGGTCGTGCGGCTGATCAATACCGGCAACACCGTGAAGCCGGTGGAAGTGAATGCTTCGGAGTTACTGCACCAATCGCAACACTTCTCGGTCGATTTTAAGGACGTGCGCGGCCAGCACACCGCCAAGCGCGCCCTCGAAGTTGCCTGCGCCGGCGGACACAACATCCTCATGATTGGTCCGCCTGGTTCGGGCAAGACCATGCTGGCCAAACGCATGCCCACCATTCTTCCGCCGCTCACCTTCGAGGAGGCTCTCGAGACCACCAAGATTCACAGCGTCGCGGGTGTGCTCGATTCCGGTGCGGGTCTGGTCGGAGTTCGGCCTTACCGAGCGCCACACCATACCATCTCCGATGCCGGCCTGATCGGTGGCGGGGTGCTGCCGCGGCCGGGAGAGGTCTCGCTGGCGCACAACGGCGTTCTGTTTCTTGATGAGCTACCGGAATTCCCCCGCAACGTTCTGGAAGTGATGCGCCAGCCGCTCGAGGATGGCAACGTCACGATCGCCCGTGCCTCCATGTCCCTGACATTCCCCTCGCGCTTCATGCTGGCCGCTGCCATGAACCCGTGCCCCTGTGGTTACTTCAATGACCGCTCGCGCGAATGCCACTGCACCCCTCCCATGATCCAGCGCTATGTATCGAAAATTTCCGGTCCGCTGCTCGATCGTATCGACATTCATATCGATGTGCCGGCGGTGAAATACAAAGAGTTGCGAGCGGGGGCGAGCCCGGAGGGCTCAGAGCAGATCCGGCAAAGGGTGATGCGCGCGCGGGAAATCCAGCTTGACCGCTTCGCCAAGGGGGGAGAACGCATTTACAGCAACTCCCAGATGGGATCACGCCAGATTCGCACCTATTGTGACCTTAGCACCGACTGCGAACGGCTGCTGGAACGGGCCATTACCCAGCAAGGACTCAGCGCCCGCGCTCATGATCGTATCCTTAAAGTAGCGCGTACCGTTGCCGACCTTGAGCAAGCCGCGCAGATCGATCCAAAACACATAGCCGAAGCCATCCAGTACCGCACCCTCGATCGCACCTATTGGGCATAA
- the pyrF gene encoding orotidine-5'-phosphate decarboxylase, which translates to MIVALDVPSAAQAQNLVTAIGNAARTFKVGKQLFTAEGPRVVRDLVASGRRVFLDLKFHDIPNTVAGAVREAARLGASMLTVHACGGRRMLEAAVEAARSSDRPPMVLAVTVLTSLREEDMEEIGVSGSLVSQALRMTALARNAGCGGVISSAREARAIRTTLGSGFAIVTPGVRLAGETEDDQARVVTPKDAIRAGATHIVVGRSITAAKDPARVAERIVEEIGAAE; encoded by the coding sequence TTGATCGTCGCGCTGGATGTGCCCAGCGCCGCCCAGGCGCAAAACCTGGTAACGGCGATCGGAAACGCGGCGCGAACTTTTAAAGTCGGGAAACAGCTCTTCACGGCCGAAGGCCCCAGAGTCGTACGCGACCTGGTTGCCTCCGGCCGTAGAGTTTTTCTGGACCTCAAATTCCACGACATTCCTAATACCGTGGCCGGAGCGGTGCGCGAAGCGGCTCGCCTGGGCGCAAGCATGCTGACAGTGCATGCTTGCGGCGGACGCCGCATGCTCGAGGCTGCAGTAGAAGCTGCCCGCTCATCCGATAGGCCACCGATGGTTTTGGCGGTGACTGTGCTCACCAGCCTGCGCGAAGAAGACATGGAGGAGATCGGGGTCAGCGGCAGCCTGGTGAGCCAGGCTCTTCGCATGACGGCGCTGGCGCGCAACGCAGGATGCGGCGGCGTGATCAGCTCTGCGCGGGAAGCCCGCGCCATCCGCACGACCCTGGGCAGTGGCTTCGCCATCGTCACGCCGGGAGTGCGGCTGGCGGGAGAGACCGAAGATGATCAGGCCCGCGTAGTGACTCCCAAGGACGCGATACGAGCGGGCGCGACGCACATCGTGGTCGGAAGGTCGATAACAGCGGCGAAAGATCCGGCGCGAGTCGCGGAGAGAATTGTGGAGGAGATTGGCGCGGCGGAGTGA